One Diospyros lotus cultivar Yz01 chromosome 1, ASM1463336v1, whole genome shotgun sequence genomic window carries:
- the LOC127810662 gene encoding probable serine/threonine-protein kinase WNK4 isoform X3 — protein sequence MQRGRFQERAGEGKTDDGYAETDPSGRYGRFEEVLGKGAMKTVYKAIDEVLGMEVAWNQVKLNDLLHSPDDLQRLYSEVHILSTLNHDSIIRFYTSWIDTDRRTFNFITEMFSSGTLRGYRKKYKRIRIRAIKNWALQVLNGLVYLHSHDPPVIHRDLKCDNIFVNGHLGQVKIGDLGLAAILRGSHIAHSVIGTPEFMAPELYEENYNELVDVYSFGMCILEMLTLEYPYSECANPAQIYKKVISGKLPRAFYKVEDLEAQQFVGKCLETASKRLSAKDLLLDPFLAFDEDDLMPLTNAGCQKPFLNANTGITELWLTETENPPETNMTITGKLNPEDDTIFLKVQIADEEGSVRNVFFPFDVSNDTPLDVAREMVKELEITDWQSSEIADMIDGEISALMPDWKQQDRPHPFSSSSSSQVSFLGLINSHKTDERSHGCDWLQDLFDDSSSQSSLHSGKYSYNCFSGEEHDYPMSPRRRDYQYPAVNGYVSTRLCPEETSSMRQPLGRNCLKPCKVLLNSEAASASKDKWATDGCQLTSNRSLVDLRSQLLHRSLVEEVNKRRMFKTVDAVENIGFQTPVGLSKKERRAVDAARSLRTRSYGKR from the exons ATGCAAAGGGGGAGGTTCCAAGAGCGCGCTGGTGAAGGCAAGACCGATGATGGCTACGCCGAAACCGACCCGTCCGGACGCTATGGTCGC TTTGAAGAAGTTCTTGGAAAAGGGGCTATGAAAACAGTGTACAAGGCTATTGATGAGGTCCTTGGAATGGAAGTGGCATGGAACCAGGTAAAACTCAATGACTTGCTTCACTCACCGGATGACTTACAGCGGCTGTACTCAGAGGTTCACATCCTCAGCACCCTCAATCATGATTCAATAATCCGATTCTACACCTCTTGGATTGATACTGACCGAAGAACCTTCAATTTCATCACCGAAATGTTTTCTTCAGGCACTCTCCGAGG ATATAGGAAGAAATATAAGCGGATTCGCATCCGTGCCATCAAAAATTGGGCGCTTCAAGTATTAAATGGCCTTGTTTATCTGCATAGCCATGATCCTCCAGTGATCCATAGAGACCTTAAGTGTGACAACATCTTTGTCAATGGACATCTTGGACAAGTGAAGATTGGTGATCTAGGTTTGGCAGCCATTCTGCGAGGGTCACACATTGCACACAGTGTCATAG GCACACCAGAGTTCATGGCGCCAGAACTATACGAGGAAAACTACAATGAACTTGTTGATGTCTACTCATTTGGTATGTGCATTTTAGAGATGCTCACCCTGGAATACCCATATAGTGAATGTGCCAATCCAGCACAAATATATAAGAAAGTGATCTCG GGAAAGCTGCCAAGAGCATTTTACAAAGTTGAAGACTTGGAAGCACAGCAGTTTGTAGGAAAATGCTTAGAAACTGCCTCAAAGAGATTGTCGGCTAAAGACCTATTGCTCGATCCATTTCTTGCATTTGATGAAGATGACTTGATGCCTTTGACAAATGCTGGATGCCAGAAACCATTTTTGAATGCTAACACAGGGATTACAGAACTGTGGCTGACTGAAACTGAAAATCCACCAGAAACCAACATGACAATCACAGGGAAGCTAAATCCTGAAGATGACACCATATTCCTAAAGGTGCAGATTGCTGATGAAGAAG GTTCTGTAAGGAAtgtattttttccttttgacGTTTCGAATGACACACCATTGGATGTTGCGCGTGAGATGGTGAAGGAGTTGGAGATCACTGATTGGCAATCCTCTGAAATTGCTGATATGATTGATGGGGAAATATCTGCTCTAATGCCTGATTGGAAGCAGCAGGACCGGCCTCATCCattctcatcttcttcatcgTCCCAGGTGTCATTCTTAGGGTTGATTAACTCTCATAAGACGGATGAAAGGTCACATGGTTGTGATTGGCTCCAAG ACTTGTTTGATGATTCCAGCTCTCAGAGTTCTTTACACTCTGGAAAATATTCCTATAATTGTTTTTCTGGTGAGGAGCATGATTATCCCATGAGCCCTAGAAGACGAGATTATCAATACCCAGCTGTGAACGGGTATGTGTCTACAAGGTTATGTCCCGAAGAAACTTCTAGCATGAGGCAGCCTTTGGGTAGAAACTGCCTCAAGCCATGCAAAGTTTTGCTTAATTCAGAAGCAGCTTCTGCTTCTAAAGATAAGTGGGCGACGGACGGCTGCCAATTAACAAGTAACCGATCTCTAGTCGATCTGCGTAGCCAGTTACTGCACCGATCATTAGTGGAAGAGGTGAACAAGAGAAGAATGTTCAAGACTGTCGATGCTGTGGAAAATATTGGGTTTCAGACGCCTGTTGGGCTTTCTAAAAAGGAGAGACGGGCAGTGGATGCAGCCCGTTCCCTGAGAACTAGGAGTTATGGTAAGAGGTAA
- the LOC127810662 gene encoding probable serine/threonine-protein kinase WNK4 isoform X1: MQRGRFQERAGEGKTDDGYAETDPSGRYGRFEEVLGKGAMKTVYKAIDEVLGMEVAWNQVKLNDLLHSPDDLQRLYSEVHILSTLNHDSIIRFYTSWIDTDRRTFNFITEMFSSGTLRGYRKKYKRIRIRAIKNWALQVLNGLVYLHSHDPPVIHRDLKCDNIFVNGHLGQVKIGDLGLAAILRGSHIAHSVIGTPEFMAPELYEENYNELVDVYSFGMCILEMLTLEYPYSECANPAQIYKKVISGKLPRAFYKVEDLEAQQFVGKCLETASKRLSAKDLLLDPFLAFDEDDLMPLTNAGCQKPFLNANTGITELWLTETENPPETNMTITGKLNPEDDTIFLKVQIADEEGSVRNVFFPFDVSNDTPLDVAREMVKELEITDWQSSEIADMIDGEISALMPDWKQQDRPHPFSSSSSSQVSFLGLINSHKTDERSHGCDWLQVTGNEIVAAEDLFDDSSSQSSLHSGKYSYNCFSGEEHDYPMSPRRRDYQYPAVNGYVSTRLCPEETSSMRQPLGRNCLKPCKVLLNSEAASASKDKWATDGCQLTSNRSLVDLRSQLLHRSLVEEVNKRRMFKTVDAVENIGFQTPVGLSKKERRAVDAARSLRTRSYGKR; encoded by the exons ATGCAAAGGGGGAGGTTCCAAGAGCGCGCTGGTGAAGGCAAGACCGATGATGGCTACGCCGAAACCGACCCGTCCGGACGCTATGGTCGC TTTGAAGAAGTTCTTGGAAAAGGGGCTATGAAAACAGTGTACAAGGCTATTGATGAGGTCCTTGGAATGGAAGTGGCATGGAACCAGGTAAAACTCAATGACTTGCTTCACTCACCGGATGACTTACAGCGGCTGTACTCAGAGGTTCACATCCTCAGCACCCTCAATCATGATTCAATAATCCGATTCTACACCTCTTGGATTGATACTGACCGAAGAACCTTCAATTTCATCACCGAAATGTTTTCTTCAGGCACTCTCCGAGG ATATAGGAAGAAATATAAGCGGATTCGCATCCGTGCCATCAAAAATTGGGCGCTTCAAGTATTAAATGGCCTTGTTTATCTGCATAGCCATGATCCTCCAGTGATCCATAGAGACCTTAAGTGTGACAACATCTTTGTCAATGGACATCTTGGACAAGTGAAGATTGGTGATCTAGGTTTGGCAGCCATTCTGCGAGGGTCACACATTGCACACAGTGTCATAG GCACACCAGAGTTCATGGCGCCAGAACTATACGAGGAAAACTACAATGAACTTGTTGATGTCTACTCATTTGGTATGTGCATTTTAGAGATGCTCACCCTGGAATACCCATATAGTGAATGTGCCAATCCAGCACAAATATATAAGAAAGTGATCTCG GGAAAGCTGCCAAGAGCATTTTACAAAGTTGAAGACTTGGAAGCACAGCAGTTTGTAGGAAAATGCTTAGAAACTGCCTCAAAGAGATTGTCGGCTAAAGACCTATTGCTCGATCCATTTCTTGCATTTGATGAAGATGACTTGATGCCTTTGACAAATGCTGGATGCCAGAAACCATTTTTGAATGCTAACACAGGGATTACAGAACTGTGGCTGACTGAAACTGAAAATCCACCAGAAACCAACATGACAATCACAGGGAAGCTAAATCCTGAAGATGACACCATATTCCTAAAGGTGCAGATTGCTGATGAAGAAG GTTCTGTAAGGAAtgtattttttccttttgacGTTTCGAATGACACACCATTGGATGTTGCGCGTGAGATGGTGAAGGAGTTGGAGATCACTGATTGGCAATCCTCTGAAATTGCTGATATGATTGATGGGGAAATATCTGCTCTAATGCCTGATTGGAAGCAGCAGGACCGGCCTCATCCattctcatcttcttcatcgTCCCAGGTGTCATTCTTAGGGTTGATTAACTCTCATAAGACGGATGAAAGGTCACATGGTTGTGATTGGCTCCAAG TAACTGGAAATGAAATTGTTGCTGCAGAAGACTTGTTTGATGATTCCAGCTCTCAGAGTTCTTTACACTCTGGAAAATATTCCTATAATTGTTTTTCTGGTGAGGAGCATGATTATCCCATGAGCCCTAGAAGACGAGATTATCAATACCCAGCTGTGAACGGGTATGTGTCTACAAGGTTATGTCCCGAAGAAACTTCTAGCATGAGGCAGCCTTTGGGTAGAAACTGCCTCAAGCCATGCAAAGTTTTGCTTAATTCAGAAGCAGCTTCTGCTTCTAAAGATAAGTGGGCGACGGACGGCTGCCAATTAACAAGTAACCGATCTCTAGTCGATCTGCGTAGCCAGTTACTGCACCGATCATTAGTGGAAGAGGTGAACAAGAGAAGAATGTTCAAGACTGTCGATGCTGTGGAAAATATTGGGTTTCAGACGCCTGTTGGGCTTTCTAAAAAGGAGAGACGGGCAGTGGATGCAGCCCGTTCCCTGAGAACTAGGAGTTATGGTAAGAGGTAA
- the LOC127810662 gene encoding probable serine/threonine-protein kinase WNK4 isoform X4, which yields MKTVYKAIDEVLGMEVAWNQVKLNDLLHSPDDLQRLYSEVHILSTLNHDSIIRFYTSWIDTDRRTFNFITEMFSSGTLRGYRKKYKRIRIRAIKNWALQVLNGLVYLHSHDPPVIHRDLKCDNIFVNGHLGQVKIGDLGLAAILRGSHIAHSVIGTPEFMAPELYEENYNELVDVYSFGMCILEMLTLEYPYSECANPAQIYKKVISGKLPRAFYKVEDLEAQQFVGKCLETASKRLSAKDLLLDPFLAFDEDDLMPLTNAGCQKPFLNANTGITELWLTETENPPETNMTITGKLNPEDDTIFLKVQIADEEGSVRNVFFPFDVSNDTPLDVAREMVKELEITDWQSSEIADMIDGEISALMPDWKQQDRPHPFSSSSSSQVSFLGLINSHKTDERSHGCDWLQVTGNEIVAAEDLFDDSSSQSSLHSGKYSYNCFSGEEHDYPMSPRRRDYQYPAVNGYVSTRLCPEETSSMRQPLGRNCLKPCKVLLNSEAASASKDKWATDGCQLTSNRSLVDLRSQLLHRSLVEEVNKRRMFKTVDAVENIGFQTPVGLSKKERRAVDAARSLRTRSYGKR from the exons ATGAAAACAGTGTACAAGGCTATTGATGAGGTCCTTGGAATGGAAGTGGCATGGAACCAGGTAAAACTCAATGACTTGCTTCACTCACCGGATGACTTACAGCGGCTGTACTCAGAGGTTCACATCCTCAGCACCCTCAATCATGATTCAATAATCCGATTCTACACCTCTTGGATTGATACTGACCGAAGAACCTTCAATTTCATCACCGAAATGTTTTCTTCAGGCACTCTCCGAGG ATATAGGAAGAAATATAAGCGGATTCGCATCCGTGCCATCAAAAATTGGGCGCTTCAAGTATTAAATGGCCTTGTTTATCTGCATAGCCATGATCCTCCAGTGATCCATAGAGACCTTAAGTGTGACAACATCTTTGTCAATGGACATCTTGGACAAGTGAAGATTGGTGATCTAGGTTTGGCAGCCATTCTGCGAGGGTCACACATTGCACACAGTGTCATAG GCACACCAGAGTTCATGGCGCCAGAACTATACGAGGAAAACTACAATGAACTTGTTGATGTCTACTCATTTGGTATGTGCATTTTAGAGATGCTCACCCTGGAATACCCATATAGTGAATGTGCCAATCCAGCACAAATATATAAGAAAGTGATCTCG GGAAAGCTGCCAAGAGCATTTTACAAAGTTGAAGACTTGGAAGCACAGCAGTTTGTAGGAAAATGCTTAGAAACTGCCTCAAAGAGATTGTCGGCTAAAGACCTATTGCTCGATCCATTTCTTGCATTTGATGAAGATGACTTGATGCCTTTGACAAATGCTGGATGCCAGAAACCATTTTTGAATGCTAACACAGGGATTACAGAACTGTGGCTGACTGAAACTGAAAATCCACCAGAAACCAACATGACAATCACAGGGAAGCTAAATCCTGAAGATGACACCATATTCCTAAAGGTGCAGATTGCTGATGAAGAAG GTTCTGTAAGGAAtgtattttttccttttgacGTTTCGAATGACACACCATTGGATGTTGCGCGTGAGATGGTGAAGGAGTTGGAGATCACTGATTGGCAATCCTCTGAAATTGCTGATATGATTGATGGGGAAATATCTGCTCTAATGCCTGATTGGAAGCAGCAGGACCGGCCTCATCCattctcatcttcttcatcgTCCCAGGTGTCATTCTTAGGGTTGATTAACTCTCATAAGACGGATGAAAGGTCACATGGTTGTGATTGGCTCCAAG TAACTGGAAATGAAATTGTTGCTGCAGAAGACTTGTTTGATGATTCCAGCTCTCAGAGTTCTTTACACTCTGGAAAATATTCCTATAATTGTTTTTCTGGTGAGGAGCATGATTATCCCATGAGCCCTAGAAGACGAGATTATCAATACCCAGCTGTGAACGGGTATGTGTCTACAAGGTTATGTCCCGAAGAAACTTCTAGCATGAGGCAGCCTTTGGGTAGAAACTGCCTCAAGCCATGCAAAGTTTTGCTTAATTCAGAAGCAGCTTCTGCTTCTAAAGATAAGTGGGCGACGGACGGCTGCCAATTAACAAGTAACCGATCTCTAGTCGATCTGCGTAGCCAGTTACTGCACCGATCATTAGTGGAAGAGGTGAACAAGAGAAGAATGTTCAAGACTGTCGATGCTGTGGAAAATATTGGGTTTCAGACGCCTGTTGGGCTTTCTAAAAAGGAGAGACGGGCAGTGGATGCAGCCCGTTCCCTGAGAACTAGGAGTTATGGTAAGAGGTAA
- the LOC127810662 gene encoding probable serine/threonine-protein kinase WNK4 isoform X2: protein MQRGRFQERAGEGKTDDGYAETDPSGRYGRFEEVLGKGAMKTVYKAIDEVLGMEVAWNQVKLNDLLHSPDDLQRLYSEVHILSTLNHDSIIRFYTSWIDTDRRTFNFITEMFSSGTLRGYRKKYKRIRIRAIKNWALQVLNGLVYLHSHDPPVIHRDLKCDNIFVNGHLGQVKIGDLGLAAILRGSHIAHSVIGTPEFMAPELYEENYNELVDVYSFGMCILEMLTLEYPYSECANPAQIYKKVISGKLPRAFYKVEDLEAQQFVGKCLETASKRLSAKDLLLDPFLAFDEDDLMPLTNAGCQKPFLNANTGITELWLTETENPPETNMTITGKLNPEDDTIFLKVQIADEEGSVRNVFFPFDVSNDTPLDVAREMVKELEITDWQSSEIADMIDGEISALMPDWKQQDRPHPFSSSSSSQVSFLGLINSHKTDERSHGCDWLQEDLFDDSSSQSSLHSGKYSYNCFSGEEHDYPMSPRRRDYQYPAVNGYVSTRLCPEETSSMRQPLGRNCLKPCKVLLNSEAASASKDKWATDGCQLTSNRSLVDLRSQLLHRSLVEEVNKRRMFKTVDAVENIGFQTPVGLSKKERRAVDAARSLRTRSYGKR, encoded by the exons ATGCAAAGGGGGAGGTTCCAAGAGCGCGCTGGTGAAGGCAAGACCGATGATGGCTACGCCGAAACCGACCCGTCCGGACGCTATGGTCGC TTTGAAGAAGTTCTTGGAAAAGGGGCTATGAAAACAGTGTACAAGGCTATTGATGAGGTCCTTGGAATGGAAGTGGCATGGAACCAGGTAAAACTCAATGACTTGCTTCACTCACCGGATGACTTACAGCGGCTGTACTCAGAGGTTCACATCCTCAGCACCCTCAATCATGATTCAATAATCCGATTCTACACCTCTTGGATTGATACTGACCGAAGAACCTTCAATTTCATCACCGAAATGTTTTCTTCAGGCACTCTCCGAGG ATATAGGAAGAAATATAAGCGGATTCGCATCCGTGCCATCAAAAATTGGGCGCTTCAAGTATTAAATGGCCTTGTTTATCTGCATAGCCATGATCCTCCAGTGATCCATAGAGACCTTAAGTGTGACAACATCTTTGTCAATGGACATCTTGGACAAGTGAAGATTGGTGATCTAGGTTTGGCAGCCATTCTGCGAGGGTCACACATTGCACACAGTGTCATAG GCACACCAGAGTTCATGGCGCCAGAACTATACGAGGAAAACTACAATGAACTTGTTGATGTCTACTCATTTGGTATGTGCATTTTAGAGATGCTCACCCTGGAATACCCATATAGTGAATGTGCCAATCCAGCACAAATATATAAGAAAGTGATCTCG GGAAAGCTGCCAAGAGCATTTTACAAAGTTGAAGACTTGGAAGCACAGCAGTTTGTAGGAAAATGCTTAGAAACTGCCTCAAAGAGATTGTCGGCTAAAGACCTATTGCTCGATCCATTTCTTGCATTTGATGAAGATGACTTGATGCCTTTGACAAATGCTGGATGCCAGAAACCATTTTTGAATGCTAACACAGGGATTACAGAACTGTGGCTGACTGAAACTGAAAATCCACCAGAAACCAACATGACAATCACAGGGAAGCTAAATCCTGAAGATGACACCATATTCCTAAAGGTGCAGATTGCTGATGAAGAAG GTTCTGTAAGGAAtgtattttttccttttgacGTTTCGAATGACACACCATTGGATGTTGCGCGTGAGATGGTGAAGGAGTTGGAGATCACTGATTGGCAATCCTCTGAAATTGCTGATATGATTGATGGGGAAATATCTGCTCTAATGCCTGATTGGAAGCAGCAGGACCGGCCTCATCCattctcatcttcttcatcgTCCCAGGTGTCATTCTTAGGGTTGATTAACTCTCATAAGACGGATGAAAGGTCACATGGTTGTGATTGGCTCCAAG AAGACTTGTTTGATGATTCCAGCTCTCAGAGTTCTTTACACTCTGGAAAATATTCCTATAATTGTTTTTCTGGTGAGGAGCATGATTATCCCATGAGCCCTAGAAGACGAGATTATCAATACCCAGCTGTGAACGGGTATGTGTCTACAAGGTTATGTCCCGAAGAAACTTCTAGCATGAGGCAGCCTTTGGGTAGAAACTGCCTCAAGCCATGCAAAGTTTTGCTTAATTCAGAAGCAGCTTCTGCTTCTAAAGATAAGTGGGCGACGGACGGCTGCCAATTAACAAGTAACCGATCTCTAGTCGATCTGCGTAGCCAGTTACTGCACCGATCATTAGTGGAAGAGGTGAACAAGAGAAGAATGTTCAAGACTGTCGATGCTGTGGAAAATATTGGGTTTCAGACGCCTGTTGGGCTTTCTAAAAAGGAGAGACGGGCAGTGGATGCAGCCCGTTCCCTGAGAACTAGGAGTTATGGTAAGAGGTAA